The following are encoded in a window of Podospora pseudoanserina strain CBS 124.78 chromosome 6, whole genome shotgun sequence genomic DNA:
- a CDS encoding hypothetical protein (COG:Q; EggNog:ENOG503P0RD; CAZy:CE1), translating into MAWSMSTLVRLVALAAGGVMGAQLTAVTYPNNATSKPQMHVYVPDKPWSGQGKGPLVVAIHSCQSSGPSYFNNAKIPWRQGSDRKGYVTVWPSSPNNGGCWDVSSKRSLVRNGGGDSHAIANMILYAIEKYNIDKEKVFVTGGSSGGMMSNVMAAAYPDLIRAVSLYSGVPAGCFVSSGGGVAQWNNSCSGGRVELPLSSGMFPPSCSLQTWDAYMGDRGNVVRAMYPGYTGPRPRMQVWHGSADGTLNPNNYQETIKQWTNVFGLSQTPTSTVQNFPERNYRTENYGTEGMLQGIWAQGVGHSVPSNLTASEQWFGI; encoded by the exons ATGGCTTGGTCGATGTCGACTCTAGTCCGGCTTGTTGCCCTGGCTGCTGGGGGTGTTATGGGAGCGCAGTTGACGGCTGTGACTTATCCTAATAATGCTACTAGTAAGCCGCAGAT GCACGTCTACGTCCCCGACAAGCCCTGGTCCGGTCAGGGAAAAGGACCGCTGGTTGTCGCGATCCACTCCTGCCAGAGCTCCGGGCCGAGTTATTTTAATAATGCAAAGATCCCTTGGAGGCAGGGGAGTGACAGGAAGGGGTATGTCACTGTCTGGCCTAGCAGTCCCAACaatgggggttg CTGGGATGTGAGCTCGAAGAGATCCTTGGTCAGGAACGGAGGTGGTGACAGCCACGCGATTGCAAACATGATCCTCTACGCAATTGAAAAATACAACATTGACAAGGAAAAAGTTTTTGTCACGGGGGGTTCGtcgggggggatgatgagcaATGTCATGGCGGCTGCGTATCCTGATTTGATCAGGGCTGTTTCGCTTTATAGCGGGGTGCCGGCGGGTTGTTTTGTTAGtagtggagggggggtggcgCAGTGGAATAATAGTTGTAGTGGGGGCAGAGTAGAGCTTCCGCTGAGCAGTGGTATGTTTCCCCCTTCCTGTTCTCTTCAAACGTGGGATGCTTATATGGGTGACAGGGGGAATGTGGTGAGAGCAATGTACCCAGGGTATACCGGTCCTAGACCCAGGATGCAGGTCTGGCATGGCAGTGCGGATGGGACTCTGAACCCGAACAACTACCAGGAGACGATCAAGCAGTGGACGAATGTGTTTGGGTTGAGCCAGACGCCGACGAGCACGGTGCAGAATTTCCCGGAGAGGAACTACAGGACAGAGAACTATGGGACGGAGGGGATGTTGCAGGGGATTTGGGCGCAGGGGGTGGGGCATAGTGTTCCGAGTAATTTAACGGCTAGTGAGCAGTGGTTTGGGATTTAG